In Roseisolibacter agri, a genomic segment contains:
- a CDS encoding phytoene/squalene synthase family protein → MSSVPVALPPDAQAAVAAAVARRDARRFCEVILPHVSRTFAIGIRALPGPLGRAVLTAYLICRIADTVEDAPGMAPEAKGPLFDALMECFDGQAAADAYPARCTAVTGEPAHLALVEHADLVFAYFHTLPASTRAIVRQWVGEMAMGMKKFVFLYPHGIRIQTVEEFREYCYYVAGTVGYLLTDLWHEHVPSIGRGHHARLRERCRAFGEALQTVNILKDVAHDAVVENSIYVPEQLLREHGSSQAALLHADREAETRGAIERLIQLAWADLEEARRYLLLIPRRAVSIRLFCILPLLYAYATLRDLTHSSAMLRPGGTVKISRREVKALLTAGSLLVMSNRAVRWLVERVRRREFRLAWQ, encoded by the coding sequence ATGTCGTCCGTTCCCGTCGCCCTCCCGCCCGACGCGCAGGCCGCGGTCGCCGCCGCCGTCGCGCGCCGCGACGCGCGGCGGTTCTGCGAGGTCATCCTCCCGCACGTCTCGCGCACCTTCGCCATCGGCATCCGGGCGCTCCCCGGCCCCCTCGGCCGCGCGGTGCTGACGGCGTACCTCATCTGCCGCATCGCCGACACGGTGGAGGACGCGCCGGGCATGGCGCCCGAGGCGAAGGGCCCGCTGTTCGACGCGCTGATGGAGTGCTTCGATGGGCAGGCCGCGGCGGACGCGTATCCGGCGCGGTGCACCGCGGTGACCGGCGAGCCGGCGCACCTCGCGCTGGTGGAGCACGCGGACCTCGTCTTCGCCTACTTCCACACGCTGCCCGCGTCGACGCGCGCGATCGTACGCCAGTGGGTGGGCGAGATGGCGATGGGGATGAAGAAGTTCGTCTTCCTCTACCCGCACGGCATCCGCATCCAGACGGTCGAGGAGTTCCGCGAGTACTGCTACTACGTCGCGGGCACGGTGGGCTATCTGCTGACGGACCTCTGGCACGAGCACGTGCCGTCGATCGGCCGCGGCCACCACGCGCGGCTGCGCGAGCGGTGCCGCGCGTTCGGCGAGGCGCTGCAGACGGTGAACATCCTCAAGGACGTCGCGCACGACGCGGTCGTCGAGAACTCGATCTACGTGCCCGAGCAGCTGCTGCGCGAGCACGGCAGCTCGCAGGCCGCGCTGCTGCACGCCGACCGCGAGGCCGAGACGCGCGGCGCGATCGAGCGGCTGATCCAGCTCGCGTGGGCGGACCTCGAGGAGGCGCGCCGCTACCTGCTGCTCATCCCGCGCCGCGCGGTATCCATCCGCCTGTTCTGCATCCTGCCGCTGCTCTACGCCTACGCGACGCTGCGCGACCTGACGCACAGCTCGGCGATGCTGCGGCCGGGCGGCACGGTGAAGATCTCGCGGCGGGAGGTGAAGGCACTGCTGACAGCCGGCTCGCTGCTCGTGATGAGCAACCGCGCGGTGCGCTGGCTGGTCGAGCGCGTGCGGCGGCGCGAGTTCCGGCTGGCCTGGCAGTGA
- a CDS encoding TonB-dependent receptor → MFSQTTRRVLSGAARAVLLLTAAAIPARAQQATTTGAVRGVVTNDAGAPVQAATVVATDAESGVRRGTQTDAQGRYQIPFLNPGRYVVRAQMIGYRPVERPAVRIGLGQVERIDFTLATSATQLSAVSVVAEQTPLVETQKTGASARIDERQIATLPTNGRNFKDLVVLTPGVSDVSGGGAGGGQSIGGGRTAASNLLMDGVNNNEQFFGGDARGGDRAPFSYSIEAVKEIQVITAGYDVERGNFTGGTVNAVTKSGTNRFSGAIFDYARQDKLGGLPITARDFNGNKPLDFSSQQYGIALGGPIVKDRAHFFVTADQQRRREPRPVFDASAGTFSVGSPAFRFAQDTLARILQVARDSLGYDLASEVGAFRQEVNETALFGRVDWQLGERHTLSVRDNFVSFEQKNDRVNTAPSGAGDFLSNGGPYKTTTNSIVGSLTSLFAVGLSNELRAQYAYEDKPRPSNPSGQFGVPLPQVTISGIGSAGRTGTTSVIFGADPVLHSNLLETKTFEFIDNLRWTRGAHTYKLGVNVNRVHVFNDFFLNSLGTFTYNSLTAFVQNRPTSFTRALPFIENGVSLGNPIAEFTAWDGAVYAQDEWQVTPKLFVQYGVRYDGSYYPDAARANPDVAAAFPGLRTDKTPTDGNNVAPRVGFTFDPGANGRQVIRGGTGLFFGRTPFVFMGNVLSNTGRSQLSLNCTATGTVPRPNFSAYAQNPASIPTTCVGGGTAAAGTPTVNVFSDDFQQSYAWKSNLGYDREIARGWRAGVEAVYSMTRDNYLVTDANLVATPRFVADGHIPVFVDAATITASNGAINRRNSRVNPAFDNVFVQNSRGRADSFQGIASLTGRIARAYVTAAYTYDNTRDNGSVSCCIAGGDLFANTRVAGNPNDVDAQRGPADFSRTHTIVVSPSVELPWGFNLSAIYRGFSGRPYTPRYQFDVNGDGQANDRVYVPTVAEIASLNLPADAALRTGTPAQVLERLIGENDCLREARGRFVGRNACRNPWQNVLDARVAKKFRTVGTQNIELVADFFNVLNGIDRDWGRRLEVASADAVLLAPSGFSATTQKFAYRVNENFGTATPSQFTLTQQFQMQLGLRYSF, encoded by the coding sequence ATGTTCTCTCAGACGACGCGACGCGTGCTATCGGGCGCGGCACGGGCCGTCCTGCTCCTCACGGCCGCCGCGATCCCCGCCCGCGCGCAACAGGCCACGACCACCGGCGCCGTCCGCGGCGTCGTCACCAACGACGCGGGCGCGCCGGTGCAGGCGGCCACGGTCGTCGCCACCGACGCCGAGTCGGGCGTGCGGCGCGGCACGCAGACCGACGCGCAGGGCCGCTACCAGATCCCGTTCCTGAACCCCGGCCGCTACGTCGTCCGCGCGCAGATGATCGGCTACCGCCCGGTCGAGCGCCCCGCGGTGCGCATCGGCCTCGGCCAGGTGGAGCGCATCGACTTCACGCTCGCCACCTCTGCGACGCAGCTCTCGGCCGTCAGCGTGGTGGCCGAGCAGACGCCGCTGGTGGAGACGCAGAAGACCGGCGCCAGCGCGCGCATCGACGAGCGGCAGATCGCGACGCTCCCCACCAACGGGCGCAACTTCAAGGACCTGGTGGTGCTCACGCCGGGCGTGAGCGACGTCTCCGGCGGCGGCGCCGGCGGCGGGCAGTCCATCGGCGGCGGGCGCACGGCCGCGTCCAACCTCCTCATGGACGGCGTCAACAACAACGAGCAGTTCTTCGGCGGCGACGCCCGCGGCGGCGACCGCGCGCCGTTCAGCTACTCGATCGAGGCGGTGAAGGAGATCCAGGTCATCACCGCCGGCTACGACGTCGAGCGCGGCAACTTCACCGGCGGCACGGTGAACGCCGTCACCAAGTCGGGCACCAACCGCTTCAGCGGCGCGATCTTCGACTACGCGCGGCAGGACAAGCTGGGCGGGCTGCCGATCACGGCGCGCGACTTCAACGGCAACAAGCCGCTCGACTTCAGCTCGCAGCAGTACGGGATCGCGCTCGGCGGCCCGATCGTGAAGGACCGCGCGCACTTCTTCGTCACGGCCGACCAGCAGCGCCGCCGCGAGCCGCGGCCCGTGTTCGACGCGTCGGCGGGGACGTTCAGCGTCGGCTCGCCCGCGTTCCGCTTCGCGCAGGACACGCTCGCCCGCATCCTTCAGGTCGCGCGCGACTCGCTCGGCTACGACCTGGCGTCGGAGGTCGGCGCGTTCCGCCAGGAGGTCAACGAGACGGCGCTCTTCGGCCGCGTGGACTGGCAGCTCGGCGAGCGCCACACGCTGTCGGTGCGCGACAACTTCGTCTCGTTCGAGCAGAAGAACGACCGCGTGAACACCGCGCCCAGCGGGGCCGGCGACTTCCTCTCCAACGGCGGTCCGTACAAGACGACCACGAACAGCATCGTCGGCTCGCTGACGTCGCTCTTCGCCGTGGGGCTCAGCAACGAGCTGCGCGCGCAGTACGCCTACGAGGACAAGCCCCGCCCGTCGAATCCGTCGGGCCAGTTCGGCGTCCCGCTGCCGCAGGTGACGATCAGCGGCATCGGCTCGGCCGGGCGCACGGGCACCACGTCCGTGATCTTCGGCGCCGACCCGGTGCTGCACAGCAACCTGCTGGAGACGAAGACGTTCGAGTTCATCGACAACCTCCGCTGGACGCGCGGCGCCCACACGTACAAGCTCGGCGTGAACGTGAACCGGGTGCACGTCTTCAACGACTTCTTCCTGAACTCGCTGGGGACGTTCACCTACAACTCGCTGACGGCCTTCGTCCAGAACCGGCCGACGAGCTTCACGCGCGCGCTCCCCTTCATCGAGAACGGCGTCAGCCTGGGGAACCCGATCGCCGAGTTCACGGCGTGGGACGGCGCGGTGTACGCGCAGGACGAGTGGCAGGTCACGCCGAAGCTGTTCGTGCAGTACGGCGTGCGCTACGACGGGTCGTACTATCCCGACGCCGCTCGCGCCAACCCGGACGTCGCGGCCGCGTTCCCGGGGCTGCGGACGGACAAGACGCCGACCGACGGCAACAACGTCGCGCCGCGCGTGGGCTTCACGTTCGACCCGGGCGCGAACGGCCGGCAGGTCATCCGCGGCGGCACGGGCCTCTTCTTCGGGCGCACGCCCTTCGTGTTCATGGGCAACGTCCTGTCCAACACGGGTCGTAGCCAGCTGAGCCTCAACTGCACGGCGACGGGCACGGTGCCGCGCCCGAACTTCTCGGCCTACGCGCAGAACCCGGCGAGCATCCCGACGACGTGCGTCGGCGGCGGCACCGCGGCGGCGGGCACGCCGACGGTCAACGTGTTCAGCGACGACTTCCAGCAGTCCTACGCGTGGAAGTCGAACCTCGGCTACGACCGCGAGATCGCGCGCGGCTGGCGTGCCGGCGTCGAGGCCGTGTACTCGATGACGCGCGACAACTACCTGGTGACCGACGCGAACCTGGTGGCGACGCCGCGCTTCGTCGCCGACGGGCACATCCCGGTGTTCGTGGACGCCGCGACCATCACCGCGAGCAACGGCGCCATCAACCGCCGCAACAGCCGCGTCAACCCGGCGTTCGACAACGTCTTCGTCCAGAACTCGCGCGGCCGGGCCGACTCGTTCCAGGGGATCGCCAGCCTGACGGGCCGCATCGCGCGCGCCTACGTCACCGCGGCGTACACCTACGACAACACGCGCGACAACGGCTCGGTGTCGTGCTGCATCGCGGGCGGCGACCTGTTCGCCAACACGCGTGTCGCCGGCAACCCCAACGACGTCGACGCGCAGCGCGGTCCGGCGGACTTCAGCCGCACGCACACGATCGTCGTGTCGCCGTCGGTGGAGCTGCCGTGGGGCTTCAACCTGAGCGCCATCTACCGCGGCTTCTCCGGCCGTCCGTACACGCCGCGCTACCAGTTCGACGTGAATGGCGACGGCCAGGCGAACGACCGCGTCTACGTGCCGACGGTGGCCGAGATCGCGTCGCTCAACCTGCCGGCGGACGCGGCGCTGCGCACCGGCACGCCGGCGCAGGTGCTGGAGCGGCTGATCGGCGAGAACGACTGCCTGCGCGAGGCCCGTGGCCGCTTCGTGGGCCGCAACGCCTGCCGCAATCCGTGGCAGAACGTCCTCGACGCGCGCGTGGCGAAGAAGTTCCGCACGGTGGGCACGCAGAACATCGAGCTGGTGGCGGACTTCTTCAACGTGCTGAACGGGATCGACCGCGACTGGGGCCGCCGCCTCGAGGTCGCGAGCGCCGACGCCGTCCTCCTCGCGCCGTCCGGCTTCAGCGCGACGACGCAGAAGTTCGCGTACCGCGTGAACGAGAACTTCGGCACCGCGACGCCGTCGCAGTTCACGCTGACGCAGCAGTTCCAGATGCAGCTGGGGCTGCGCTACAGCTTCTGA
- a CDS encoding fimbrial biogenesis chaperone, with protein sequence MTPLPFPSARRLLALAGLALGASRPAAAQLGVDRSEILMRPAIAAERVGVITVRNVSDRPVQAVVKTEDWDRADDGANRWLPVGSVKGSCGSALTVFPLSVNLDAGASQSIRLVAHDSLATLPRECWSAVVLETVQPPGKNGVSYVIRTAVKVYVEPAGLRAAGEVTAMHVRAGAADADSLEVWFRNSGERHYVARGTVEFRRADNSVAATVELPDYYVLPGARQRALVAMPKLPAGDYLVLSMVDYGGDEIAAMQLEHTVPTPSAPTKAAGK encoded by the coding sequence ATGACCCCGCTCCCGTTCCCGAGCGCCCGGCGCCTCCTCGCGCTCGCGGGCCTCGCCCTCGGCGCCTCGCGCCCCGCCGCCGCGCAGCTCGGCGTGGATCGCTCGGAGATCCTGATGCGTCCCGCGATTGCCGCGGAGCGCGTCGGCGTGATCACCGTGCGCAACGTCTCCGACCGGCCCGTGCAGGCGGTCGTGAAGACCGAGGACTGGGACCGCGCCGACGATGGCGCGAACCGGTGGCTGCCGGTCGGATCGGTGAAGGGCAGCTGCGGGAGCGCGCTCACGGTGTTCCCGCTCTCGGTCAACCTGGACGCCGGCGCGTCGCAGAGCATCCGCCTGGTCGCGCACGACTCGCTCGCGACGCTGCCGCGCGAGTGCTGGAGCGCGGTGGTGCTGGAGACGGTGCAGCCCCCCGGAAAGAACGGCGTCAGCTACGTCATCCGCACCGCCGTGAAGGTGTACGTCGAGCCGGCGGGGCTGCGCGCCGCGGGCGAGGTGACCGCGATGCACGTCCGCGCGGGCGCCGCCGACGCGGACAGCCTCGAGGTCTGGTTCCGCAACTCGGGCGAGCGGCACTACGTCGCCAGGGGCACGGTCGAGTTCCGGCGCGCCGACAACAGCGTCGCCGCGACGGTGGAGCTGCCCGACTACTACGTGCTGCCCGGGGCGCGGCAGCGCGCGCTCGTGGCGATGCCCAAGCTGCCCGCCGGCGACTACCTCGTGCTGTCGATGGTGGACTACGGCGGCGACGAGATCGCGGCGATGCAGCTGGAGCACACGGTGCCGACGCCGTCGGCGCCGACGAAGGCCGCGGGCAAGTAA
- a CDS encoding FAD-binding oxidoreductase has protein sequence MTAPPAHPPHFRGAFRRDDAARAAYAEAAGIGQVVPRAVAVPADPSDVQALVAWAAETGTPLVPRGSGSSMAGGAIGDGVILDVSRLRALGAVDRAARRLFAQPGVVGADVDARARESGLRFPVDPSSWRFCTVGGMAAANAAGAHSLRHGAMRPWVTALDCVFADGSRAVVRRGAPAPDVPAVRRLLRDVAPAARAAAARGVPLRRAVRKDSSGYALADWLASGELVDLLVGSEGTLAVFAGLELALSPVPGATASVLGAFGSLDDAVAAAVEARDAGAVACELLDRTFLDVAARGSDLPGAGRRTGWRAPRGTEAVLLAEVEGASSQEAGDAARRLRRAFEQGGAHEAVMALEPSAERVLWALRHAASPILARLDPELKSMQFIEDGAVPPRRLAEYVRGVRAALARHELRGVIFGHAGDGHVHVNPLVDVRDPAWRTRVAGVLEDVTALAASLGGTLAGEHGDGRLRTPLLARTWAPEVLALFAATKRACDPAGILNPGVKVPTDGQQALAAIKYDPALPPLPDAARRALDHVAATRDYAADRLALVDAEPAPAPAASAPH, from the coding sequence ATGACCGCTCCGCCCGCCCATCCGCCGCACTTTCGCGGCGCCTTCCGCCGCGACGACGCCGCCCGCGCCGCCTACGCGGAGGCCGCCGGGATCGGACAGGTGGTGCCGCGGGCCGTCGCCGTACCCGCCGATCCGTCGGACGTGCAGGCGCTGGTCGCGTGGGCCGCGGAGACGGGGACGCCGCTGGTCCCGCGCGGCTCGGGGAGCAGCATGGCGGGCGGCGCGATCGGCGACGGCGTGATCCTGGACGTGAGCCGCCTGCGCGCCCTCGGCGCCGTCGACCGCGCGGCGCGCCGCCTGTTCGCGCAGCCGGGCGTGGTGGGCGCGGACGTCGACGCGCGGGCGCGCGAGTCGGGGCTCCGCTTCCCCGTCGACCCGTCGAGCTGGCGCTTCTGCACCGTCGGCGGGATGGCGGCGGCCAACGCCGCCGGCGCGCACTCGCTGCGCCACGGCGCGATGCGGCCCTGGGTGACGGCGCTCGACTGCGTGTTCGCCGACGGCTCGCGCGCGGTGGTGCGGCGCGGCGCGCCCGCGCCCGACGTGCCGGCGGTGCGGCGGCTGCTGCGCGACGTCGCGCCCGCGGCGCGCGCGGCGGCCGCGCGCGGCGTCCCGCTGCGGCGCGCGGTGCGCAAGGACTCCTCGGGCTACGCGCTGGCCGACTGGCTGGCGTCGGGCGAGCTGGTGGACCTGCTGGTGGGGAGCGAGGGGACGCTGGCGGTGTTCGCGGGGCTGGAGCTCGCGCTCTCGCCGGTCCCCGGCGCCACGGCGAGCGTGCTGGGCGCGTTCGGCTCGCTGGACGACGCGGTGGCCGCCGCGGTGGAGGCGCGCGATGCTGGCGCCGTCGCGTGCGAGCTGCTCGACCGCACCTTCCTCGACGTCGCCGCGCGCGGCAGCGACCTGCCGGGCGCGGGCCGCCGCACCGGGTGGCGCGCGCCGCGCGGCACCGAGGCGGTGCTGCTCGCCGAGGTCGAGGGCGCGTCGAGCCAGGAGGCGGGCGACGCGGCGCGCCGCCTGCGGCGCGCGTTCGAGCAGGGCGGCGCGCACGAGGCGGTGATGGCGCTGGAGCCCTCCGCGGAGCGCGTGCTGTGGGCGCTGCGGCACGCGGCGAGCCCGATCCTGGCGCGGCTCGACCCCGAGCTGAAGTCGATGCAGTTCATCGAGGACGGCGCGGTGCCGCCGCGGCGGCTGGCGGAGTACGTGCGCGGCGTGCGCGCGGCGCTGGCGCGGCACGAGCTGCGCGGCGTGATCTTCGGCCACGCGGGCGACGGCCACGTGCACGTGAACCCGCTGGTGGACGTGCGCGACCCGGCGTGGCGCACGCGCGTGGCCGGGGTGCTGGAGGACGTGACCGCGCTCGCGGCGAGCCTGGGCGGCACGCTCGCGGGCGAGCACGGCGACGGCCGCCTGCGCACGCCGCTGCTGGCGCGCACGTGGGCGCCCGAGGTGCTGGCGCTGTTCGCCGCGACGAAGCGCGCGTGCGACCCGGCGGGGATCCTCAACCCGGGCGTGAAGGTGCCGACCGACGGGCAGCAGGCGCTCGCGGCGATCAAGTACGACCCCGCGCTGCCGCCGCTTCCCGACGCCGCGCGCCGCGCGCTGGACCACGTGGCGGCGACGCGCGACTACGCGGCGGACCGCCTCGCGCTGGTGGACGCGGAGCCGGCGCCGGCGCCCGCGGCGAGCGCGCCGCACTGA
- a CDS encoding NEW3 domain-containing protein, whose translation MRRLPRHSALHLALLGAALAIGAPNAFAQPTLADARGTTPTAPAARDDRRPATGPARPADAPTAIRAATLVVRAAPRGFHVVTIPLPAQFGADRRAEYVVLPTGVAPILGRHAGALAPGAGARTVSLTVGVPTDVRAGLVPAGSVVFSTPGLPDVEVPIALDVAPRRRVELAVTEALRAVRAGDRFSMRYQLVNLGNAADTLAVRVQLPQGWRAEGGDGVTAIAPGAAVTRTLHVAVPRDVGRGNVTLRLTALARGVAVASTDAAVELLGADGSSSGAAGSTIRVGATSVRGPWTGTPVGLSYAMDGHLTDAIQLSARAVTAPDPASAAGMALARTGLVDVTPSVALWTPAWRLAAGPVGGTLTDLTGTAVGGRGASLLVTRPGWGMSLLATRPGTGATAFGTDALFGQASRQVGRLRVSTSVSSLRESLGPLGDPRRLDAVSAGVQLGSFLDRMLVSELGYRRFDGGAGLGASTNVVLRGERGTLDVRATHAAGGSQAFARGTDEIAASASRRVASWLSVDGSAWRLDDGGASARALRTDGWTVGASTRLASLASLHVGARSSAYESEAPAGRFGSGDRSLFGSVQAGGGALGASVDGAFGVRTRTMAGADATAFVDRALTSRVSGTVHLSGVAGTLAGTGAVTDNGAGSGFPARQIEYGLRADQVPLLAVSGVRLLTGGAATRSTSFVTPGAWLTTLSGTLGIELPLGVQLDVEAERNPLYFASALGASAAPGWIWSLRVERALRLPRFGRSGTVEGHVFADTDGDGRRGRSERGVEGIVVRRGRETVVTGRDGRYRFVGPSSDVAAIDVRSLPLGWVAAGGAGGAEGRGGDMAVVALAAIDVLLRADDADSTRVSREDLERSIVTARDSAGRTWVARAVSPGLARFDALPPGRYVTSVDFSQAREPLRVASAMPSFVVGTGNVPPLQLLVRPRPLRLQVARRPASDSAAAAVRAAESQDAGRQQR comes from the coding sequence ATGCGTCGCCTTCCTCGCCACTCCGCGCTGCATCTCGCGCTGCTCGGCGCCGCGCTCGCGATCGGCGCGCCCAACGCGTTCGCGCAGCCGACGCTCGCCGACGCGCGCGGCACCACGCCCACCGCACCCGCCGCGCGCGACGACCGGCGTCCCGCGACCGGTCCCGCGCGTCCCGCCGACGCGCCGACCGCCATTCGCGCCGCGACGCTCGTCGTCCGCGCCGCGCCGCGCGGCTTCCACGTCGTCACGATCCCGCTCCCCGCGCAGTTCGGCGCCGACCGCCGCGCGGAGTACGTCGTGCTGCCGACGGGCGTCGCGCCGATCCTCGGGCGACACGCGGGCGCGCTCGCGCCGGGCGCCGGCGCGCGCACGGTGAGCCTCACGGTCGGCGTGCCGACCGACGTGCGCGCGGGCCTCGTGCCGGCGGGCAGCGTCGTCTTCTCCACGCCCGGCCTGCCCGACGTCGAGGTGCCGATCGCGCTCGACGTCGCGCCGCGGCGGCGCGTGGAGCTGGCGGTGACCGAGGCGCTGCGCGCCGTGCGCGCGGGTGACCGCTTCAGCATGCGCTACCAGCTCGTGAACCTCGGCAACGCCGCGGACACGCTCGCCGTGCGCGTGCAGCTCCCGCAGGGGTGGCGCGCGGAGGGCGGCGACGGCGTCACCGCGATCGCGCCGGGCGCCGCGGTCACGCGCACGCTGCACGTCGCGGTGCCGCGCGACGTCGGCCGCGGCAACGTCACGCTACGCCTGACCGCGCTCGCGCGCGGCGTCGCGGTGGCCAGCACCGACGCGGCGGTCGAGCTGCTCGGCGCCGACGGCAGCTCGTCGGGCGCGGCGGGGAGCACGATCCGCGTCGGCGCGACGAGCGTGCGCGGGCCGTGGACGGGCACGCCCGTCGGCCTCTCCTACGCGATGGACGGGCACCTCACGGACGCGATCCAGCTCTCGGCGCGCGCGGTCACGGCGCCGGATCCGGCCAGCGCGGCGGGCATGGCGCTCGCGCGCACTGGGCTCGTCGACGTGACGCCGTCGGTCGCGCTCTGGACGCCGGCGTGGCGCCTCGCCGCCGGCCCGGTCGGCGGGACGCTCACCGACCTCACCGGCACCGCGGTCGGCGGCCGCGGCGCGTCGCTGCTCGTCACGCGCCCGGGCTGGGGCATGTCGCTGCTCGCGACGCGGCCGGGCACCGGGGCCACGGCGTTCGGCACGGACGCGCTCTTCGGGCAGGCGTCGCGGCAGGTCGGCCGCCTGCGCGTCAGCACGTCGGTCAGCTCGCTCCGCGAGTCGCTCGGCCCGCTGGGCGATCCACGGCGCCTCGACGCGGTGAGCGCGGGCGTGCAGCTCGGATCCTTCCTCGACCGCATGCTCGTCTCGGAGCTCGGCTATCGCCGCTTCGACGGCGGGGCGGGGCTGGGCGCTAGCACGAACGTCGTGCTGCGCGGCGAGCGCGGGACGCTCGACGTGCGCGCGACGCACGCCGCGGGCGGCAGCCAGGCGTTCGCGCGCGGCACCGACGAGATCGCGGCGTCGGCGAGCCGCCGCGTCGCCTCGTGGCTCAGCGTCGACGGCTCGGCGTGGCGCCTGGACGACGGCGGCGCGTCGGCGCGCGCGCTCCGCACCGACGGGTGGACCGTGGGCGCGAGCACGCGCCTCGCGTCGCTCGCGTCGCTCCACGTCGGCGCGCGCAGCTCGGCCTACGAGAGCGAGGCGCCGGCGGGCCGCTTCGGCAGCGGCGACCGCTCGCTGTTCGGCAGCGTGCAGGCCGGCGGCGGCGCGCTCGGCGCGTCGGTGGACGGCGCGTTCGGCGTGCGGACGCGCACCATGGCCGGCGCCGACGCGACCGCGTTCGTCGACCGCGCGCTCACCTCGCGCGTGTCGGGGACCGTGCACCTGTCGGGCGTCGCCGGCACGCTCGCGGGCACGGGCGCCGTGACCGACAACGGCGCCGGTAGCGGCTTCCCGGCCCGCCAGATCGAGTACGGCCTGCGCGCCGACCAGGTGCCGCTGCTCGCAGTGTCGGGCGTGCGGCTCCTCACCGGCGGCGCGGCCACGCGCTCGACCTCGTTCGTCACGCCCGGCGCCTGGCTCACGACGCTCAGTGGCACGCTCGGCATCGAGCTCCCCCTCGGCGTCCAGCTCGACGTCGAGGCCGAGCGGAACCCCCTGTACTTCGCGAGCGCGCTCGGCGCGAGCGCGGCGCCCGGCTGGATCTGGTCGCTGCGCGTCGAGCGTGCGCTGCGTCTGCCGCGCTTCGGCCGCAGCGGCACCGTCGAGGGCCACGTGTTCGCCGACACCGACGGCGATGGGCGCCGCGGCCGGAGCGAGCGCGGCGTCGAAGGCATCGTCGTGCGCCGCGGCCGCGAGACCGTCGTGACGGGGCGCGATGGACGCTACCGCTTCGTCGGCCCGTCGAGCGACGTCGCCGCGATCGACGTCCGCTCGCTGCCGCTCGGGTGGGTCGCCGCGGGCGGCGCTGGCGGCGCGGAGGGACGCGGCGGCGACATGGCGGTCGTCGCGCTGGCGGCGATCGACGTGCTGCTGCGCGCCGACGACGCGGACTCGACGCGCGTGTCGCGCGAGGACCTGGAGCGCTCGATCGTCACCGCGCGCGACAGCGCGGGCCGCACGTGGGTCGCGCGTGCGGTGTCGCCCGGCCTCGCGCGCTTCGACGCGCTGCCGCCGGGCCGCTACGTGACCAGCGTGGACTTCTCGCAGGCGCGCGAGCCGCTGCGCGTCGCGTCCGCGATGCCGTCCTTCGTCGTCGGCACCGGCAACGTGCCGCCCCTCCAGCTGCTCGTGCGTCCACGCCCGCTCCGCCTGCAGGTCGCGCGGCGGCCCGCGAGCGACTCGGCCGCGGCCGCCGTGCGCGCCGCGGAGTCGCAGGACGCCGGTCGTCAGCAGCGGTAG
- the thyX gene encoding FAD-dependent thymidylate synthase: MYFTEPTVTLIARPQFVEPAHLPVAWKGESSDGERLAEFAGRLCYMSQHNPAGRTTAEYIENIKRQRHGSVLEHANYSLLLEGVSRSLTHELVRHRAGMAYSQLSQRYVDESQANFVVPPAIVGDAELEAAWRAQVEGAQQAYVALVEQLMERYKWVDDKVHRRKMAREAARGVLPNSTETKIVCTGNARAWRTLLELRSSEAAELEIRRLAVAVLRVLQAESPAFFGDVEIYVAADRREAARFVHSKV, translated from the coding sequence ATGTACTTCACCGAGCCGACCGTCACGCTGATCGCCCGCCCGCAGTTCGTCGAGCCCGCGCACCTGCCGGTCGCCTGGAAGGGCGAGAGCAGCGACGGCGAGCGGCTGGCGGAGTTCGCGGGCCGCCTGTGCTACATGTCGCAGCACAACCCCGCGGGGCGCACGACGGCGGAGTACATCGAGAACATCAAGCGGCAGCGCCACGGCTCCGTGCTGGAGCACGCGAACTACTCGCTGCTGCTGGAGGGCGTGAGCCGCTCGCTGACGCACGAGCTGGTGCGGCACCGCGCGGGCATGGCGTACTCGCAGCTGTCGCAGCGCTACGTGGACGAGAGCCAGGCGAACTTCGTGGTGCCGCCGGCGATCGTGGGCGACGCGGAGCTGGAGGCTGCGTGGCGCGCGCAGGTGGAGGGCGCGCAACAGGCGTACGTGGCGCTCGTGGAGCAGCTGATGGAGCGCTACAAGTGGGTGGACGACAAGGTCCACCGCCGCAAGATGGCGCGTGAGGCGGCGCGCGGCGTGCTGCCCAACTCCACCGAGACCAAGATCGTGTGCACGGGCAACGCCCGCGCGTGGCGCACGCTGCTGGAGCTGCGCTCCAGCGAGGCCGCGGAGCTGGAGATCCGCCGGCTGGCGGTGGCGGTGCTGCGCGTGCTGCAGGCGGAGTCGCCGGCGTTCTTCGGCGACGTGGAGATCTACGTGGCGGCGGACCGCCGCGAGGCCGCGCGCTTCGTGCACAGCAAGGTGTGA